The Bubalus kerabau isolate K-KA32 ecotype Philippines breed swamp buffalo chromosome 8, PCC_UOA_SB_1v2, whole genome shotgun sequence genomic sequence gtgatggacagggaggcctggtgtcctgcagttcttagggtcaaaaagagtcggacatgactgagtgactgaacaagtatGGCCAGGCCCTGCTTCAGTGCCCCAGATTCTCTTAGAATTTGCTAAAAGTTCCTATGTAAACAAGTGATGTTAAATCTTCTCCCCCCATGGAAAGCTTACTTTGGCATGATGCCACTGGCCTAACCCTGTGGGATGTGATTAGCAAAAAATCCAAAGAAACTTGCTCTTTTCTTTGTGTGGGGGATCTGTTGAGAAGGCAGCCTGTGATGTTCAGTACGGGTCCTGAGGACCCAGGGGGAAGAAATTCCTCTTTGGCCCCAGTCCCAGGCATCACTGAGCTCCTCCTGGGAAACGGGTTTATCTTTCCGACTCAGCATCACGGGACGGATTTCCCAGCTCGCTCGGGCCCACTCAGGAGCTGCTCTCTGGCCGAGAGGCAGGACTCTGCTGCACAGAACACTGTGGACGCTCACCTTACCCTGGCCTCACCTCTGTCCTTCTACCTTTTCCAAAAGCCCAAAGATGCCTTCACATTCCTTtcccatctcattttttttttttttagtaagatgGCTGCTCTCCCATGCACTGGTAGCCTGGAGGCTGGCCGCCTGGCCAGGAACAGGGTTCTCATCGCTGACCGCTCAGCCAGCTCCCCGCGACCCAACCAAGGGGCTGTTCTCAGCGTCCAGCAAAGCCTGCTCCAAACCCACAGGCCCATCCAGGGCAGCCACCGTCTGGCCCCCCTTGGTAAGGCCAGGGCGAGGCTCCACAACCGTCTGTTCTCCTCTTCGGATGTTTTCAATCACTGATTCCGAAGAGTAGGGCTTTTAGCCGCAGTCAGCAGGGAGGCCAGGAGCCTGTTTACAAAAAGCTCATTTTACAGGTCTGGGCTTCGCAGGCCTCAGTGCACTCACTCCCTCTGGTCatcgggcttcccagatggctgtgGCTGGGCAGGGAAGGGGCTCGGGCAGTGCGGGTTCAGCCCAGGTCCTCGCCCCGGCCGTCCCCTTCCGCATTTCCAGTTCCATCAGCAGCCGCCGACCGGCACTGGAGGTGTGGGGGGGAGGAACTGGGGACCGAGTGAGAGACTCCCCAGGCGCCAGGAGGGGTGGGCAGGTGGAACCACGGCGTCCTCCGGAATGCTGGAGGCTCTTCTACATGCAGATTACCTCCCgacagcccccagccccccaggaaCGAGAAAGATCATGTGTCTTCACTGGGGTAACATGGTAAGGACAGAAGACTCACCCTCTGAACCATTTTCCAGTGCCCCAGGCATTAAATACCTTCAAGTTTTTCGggagcaaccatcaccaccaccaccaccacccagaaCCTTCTCATCTTCCCAAACGGAAACTGaggaaccacttttttttttttagctaaattCTCTCAttcaacaggttttttttttttttttaaattgaaaatctCTGTGCTTTCTCGAGGGGAACACAGATTTGCAGAGCCCTGGAGGTagagaccggagaaggcaatggcaccccactccagtactcttgcctggaaaatcccatgaatggaggagcctggtgggctgcagtccatgaggtcgcaaagagtcggacatgactcagcaacttcactttcacttttcactttcatgcattggagaaggaaatggcaacccactccggtgttcttgcctggagaatcccagggacggggaagcctggtgggctgctgtctatggggtcacacagagtcggacacgactttagtgacttagcagtagcagtaggaagtagagacagagaaggcaatggcaccccactccagtactcttgcctggaaaatcccatggatggagcagcctagtgggctacggtccatggggtcgctaaaagtcggacacgactgagcgatttagcagcagcagcagcagcaggaggaagagaCGGGAGGAAGTCTCAGGGAACATGGCGGAGGGGCTGGTCTCCAGGGGCGCAGAGGATCCTGGGACTCACCAGGATCGGAGCGGGGGCACCTGCAGGCAGGGTGGGGATGGGCGGGggcagcagcagggatggggaggggacagtggggagagggtgagagCATCGGTGGGGATTTCAGAGGGAATGTTTTCCAGGGGTGAGACAGGCCTGATCACATGCGGTTCCTGGTGGTCAGGGGGCTTGGGAGGGTCAGAGGGCTGAGGACGGGGGACGGCCGGGTGAAAGCCTGGCTCTCCAAGCCACAGAGTGGAGACGCAAGTATGTGAAGCATGTGTGACTCTCTTCAGAAGGCGCTGGCCCTCGGTCCACCAGCCCCCTGGCCTGACTTCAGACAAATTACAGTTCTGCCCACAAGCATTTTGCTGGGAATCCTGTTTTTCTTCCTGAGATTGAGAAGCAGATTGGCGGGCACGTTTGGCAGCAGAGGGCCGGGGGAACGGGAGGTCACCCAGGAGCACAGGCCTATCGCTGAGGCCCGAAATCACCAGTTAATGAGGTGCTGGGGAGCAGGATGAGTTCAGAGAAACCTCTGGAACTCCGGAAGGGCTGCGAGGCCTGGCCCCTCCCCAGGGTCCCTGGACTGGACAGAGCTCCTCGGCCATGGGCGAGTCTCCCTTAATTCCCTAGGAAGGGATTATTCCCATTGTAcagctggagaaactgaggcacggggCAGTGACTTGTCCAGGACACAGCCTAGCAAGGGACCGAGAGAAGATCAGGGTGGAGACCCCAAGCTGGCCCTTAACCCTTGCTCTGCCGGGGTCCTGGGTGACCTTGAGTGTGTCCCTTACAGCTAATAACCAGTATTCATACAGCACCTTCTCAGAGTTACTTGTTTGGCTTTTACAGCTGTGTAAACAGCtggaacagggcttcccaggtggttcggtggtaaagaatctgcctgccaatgcaaggagatgcaggagacggggatcccacccttgggtcgggaagatcccctggaggagcaaatggcaacccactccagtattcttgcctgtgaaatcccatggacagaggggcctggtgggctacagtccatggggttgcagagtaggacacgactgagtgactcagcacacatgcaacCATACAGAACAACAGACATGAGAGCTCCTATCATAGAGCAGgagactgaggtccagagaggctaTTTGGTTCATGTTACGGGCTGCCACATGTCTCTCTGAAATTCATATGGGAACCTCAGATGTGCGTatgtgctaagtagcttctgttgtgtctaactctgcgaccccatggactgtagactgccaggctcctctgtgcctgggattctccagaacagaatactggaatgggttgccaggccctcctccaggggatcttccccacccagggatcaaagccgagtctcttaggtgtcctgcattggcaggtgggttctttaccactagcaccacgtgggaagccctagaacctcagaatgtgactgcatttggaaatacagggtctttaaagaggtgattatgTAAAAATGAGGTTGTTAGGTTGGACTCTAATCcgatatgactggtgtccttctaAGAAGAGATTTGGACACAGGCAACACAGAGAAAAGGCcaggtgaggacacagggagaagacggcCACCTGCAAGCCGGAGGAGCCTGCATCTCGAtcctggacttctggcctccggAGCTATGAGAGAGCAGTTTCCATTATCCTAGCCCCGAACCTACTGATATGCTTTGCTCCCAGTTCACACCAGGCCCCGCTTCTTCCTGACCCCTTTCCTCACGGGTCACTGGGAGTTTGAATGAGGTGACGCAGGGACTATGGTTCTGCGTGTGTGATTGCTGCTGGGTGGACTACTGTTACCTTAACTCTTGTGAAATACACCCACATATGCAAATGTGTGTGCAGTCTAGTGGAGTGATGAGGAGCGAAGGTATGAGCCAGGCCCAGTTTGAACCCtgactgctgtgtgaccttgggcaagttgcctaACCTGTCTGTGTCTAGCTCTCCTTTGCAGTGGCAATAATAAGCTTATCACAATAACGGTGTTATTGTacataagcttccctggtggctcagacagtaaaatcgTCTGCTTGCAAtgatggagacccaggttcaaaccctgggtcaggaagatcccctgggaaaggaaacagcaacccatgccagtactcttgcctggaaaattccatagatggaggaacctcgtatgctacagttcatgggggtcacaaagagtcggacacgactgagtgagttcgCTTTCGTACGTAAGTAAAATGACACAGAGTCCACTCTTAGAGAGCCCGGCATCAAGTCAGTGCATAAGATAAAAACTTCAATGGAAGCATCATCAACATCAACGTTGGGGAAAGGAGTGTGAGGTCCTGCGGGGCTGAGGGCCAGCTGGGCTGCTGACCCCTCCTCTCCCAGGCCTGGTGTGGAGCTCTGAGGGTCAGACAGTTGCAGGAAAGACCAGCTGAGCAGGCACAGGGGCCTGGCTTCAGGCAGGGCCTCCCACACCTGAAGACAAACATGGCTGAGCTCAACCAGAGAGACAGCCTCCCCGAGCAAACCAGCAGAGAACAAGAGCATGGCTTTCGGCTAACCCTCTTCTCGACTCACAGGTGGCAAGGCATTGTGGGCTCAGGGTCTTACACTGGTTTGCGGTGAGTTTCATGGTTGTTTCTTCAAGTCCTTAGTTTAGATGGAGAGAGCTCAGGACTCTGGCGGTCGGCCATGGGCAGGAGGCGCGTTACCTGGGTCACTCCCGGGCTCCAGCAGCTTACTTGTCGTCTCACTGAGTGGGAGGGCACGGGGGTAGGCTGGACACTGAAGTGTGGGCGGGGAGGGGTCAGGAGCTTCTTTTTTTACGgttgattgatttatttttgactgtgctgggcctCTGtcgctgcacacgggctttctctggttgcggtgtgcaggcttctcattgcggtggcttctcttgctgtggagatCAGGCTTCAGTCGTTTCAGCACAGGGGCTCAGCAGCTTTGGCTCCTAGGCTTTAacacacaggctcaatagctgtggcgctTAGCGGAGCTTTGTTGCTccaaggcgtgtgggatcttcccggatccaggacagaacctgtgtttcctgcattggcaggcagattctttaccactaaggcaGCAGGGAAGCCACGGTGCTCTTATTCCTGGaaaccccactccctcccaggccAGGTTCCTCCTTCTCTGTCCCCTggcagggatgtgtgtgtgtgtgaatgcccCTCCCATCAAGCCCAGCCCACCAAGGTGGGCCCACTGCCCTGGAGAGGGCCCACAGTACAGAGAAACTCTGTGAATTCTCCTTGGGGTGAGGAGAGTGGCGGTCCTGGGTTGAGCAGCACTGTGAGAGTCGGGGGTTTCCCCCGCCCTGGGCTTTCAGCCCTGAAGGCGCCTcctgtctcctcccctcccctcctcagaGCCCACCTGATCAGGCAACAATCCTTGCTTCTTCCAAGCCCTTTAATTTCTCTCTCCTTACAGGATGTAAGGGGTGATCTGCCCCCGCGGTCAAGCCCATCCTTTTAGAAGGTTCTCCCCTATGAGATTCTCCCAGAGATGCCAACTCAGGGGCCCTGGGTCAGGCTTTGGTGGTGGAGTGGACCAGACCAGGCCGCCTGGCAtggtcccctcccccaccccatcaccCTCCATTCTTGTCCCTCTCCCATCACTTCCCTCCCCTcggtcccctcccccaccccatcacaCCCTCCCCCATCACGacccccctccccttctcccctagCTGGCCCGGGGAGGCATTTTGGGTAGAGGAGACACCTCATCCCGTCCTAGGTCCAAGGTGGTGCCTCCCCTCGTGCGTCATTGGCTTTTCACACGTGAAACGACAGGGTTGGACTCCACAACCTGCAGGTCCCCTCCGCCCTGATGTTCTCCCCACGGGTGCCTCACAGCGTCCCTCTCCACCCTTCCTGGTCGGTCCTTCCAGGGCCTGGGGCGCcccgccccgccacctcccccgACACTGTCCCTTGGTCACAAAGGGCAGAGAAGTCACTCAGCGCTTGGCTTTTAGGACGTTTATTCCCCATGGTCCCGGGTGGGCAGAGGGGACTCTCCTCCAGGGGTGCGGCTCCTGGTCGCGGCCAGACCTCAGTGGGCAGGCGGTTAGAAGTTGGCCACCCGGCGGAGGGATTGGACGCGCGCGCTGGGGGCCTCCCAGTCGGAGAAGCTGCGGAAGTCGCCCCTCTCCACCAGATACATGCGGCCTCGGTAGTTGGGCTCCTCGTAGAGAACCCACCTGGGTGGAGGGTGGCGGCGGGGGAGCGGGTCAGGGGCCGGGGCTGACCAGATCCTGGCATGGCAGCCCCACGCCCCCGCCCCCGACCCACAGCCGCCACCCCGCGCCCCTCCCACCCAGACTACACATCCTGGGGCATCATCAGGCAGCTTGTCTTGGCCAcgggcttgctgctgctaagttgcttcagtcgtgtccgactctgtgagaccccaaagacagcagcccaccagacttccccgtccctgggattctccaggcaagaacactggagtgggttgccatttccttctccaatgcatgaaagtgaaaagtgaaagtgaagtcgctcagctgtgtccaactcttagcgactccatggactgcagcctaccagcctcctctgtccatggattttccaggcaagagtactggagtggggtgccattgccttctccgggacacAGGCTTACATATCTCTTTTTCAAATTGAAGTCACAGGAGGCAAAGGATGAAGGCTCCATGGGGAGTGAGCAGAGCCCAGGTCCAGAGGTATCATCCACCATGGGCAGCCTCCAGTGACCCctcacccctctgagcctcatctCCTCTTAGGCAAACTGGGGCCTGAAGTCCCTGTAGTCAAATCTTAGCTCCTACCTCCCTGCCTTCTTTTCTAAACAAGCCCCTGGGACCCCCGAGAGTGAGTGGAGGTTGAGCCTCAGGGCTCAGGACATCTTCTACCCAAAGGTATGGCTCTGGCCTCACAAGACACAATTTAGCCAGCAAATGGTTGTTTTGGAATTCTCCCCCAGATTCCCAGGTGCCATCAGCTTGGGGCAAACCTGGAATTTCTGAAAGACCTTTGGGTCAGGGCCCAGGGTCCAGGGCCCAGCAGCCAACATCAGTCATGCCAGGAAAGGTGGGGGGCGTCTTCCTTCAGTTCCTGGCATGACCACCCCTGGCACCCTGACCCCGTGCCTTAAAGGATCCCATAGACGCTGTGACAAGAGCTGGGCTCCTGGCACCCATGTTTTGGGGCTCTTCTGGGGGCTGGAGCTGAGGTCTGGGGAGACTCCCAGCTCCAGAGCAGGGGCAGTCTGACTTGGAGCCAAAGGCTTGGCTGTCATCCCAGCAGGGCCACTCACTGCAGGGTAGGGATaactttctgggcctcagtttgctcatctgtaaaatggggacacaCTCTCCACCCAGCCAGGTAGATGGGGAGGAGATGGCCAGCTTGTGTGCGAGCAGGGGCTGTGAAACTTGGCCCAATGGATGTGCACAGTGGGCGCAGAGACTTCCTCGGCTGGTGGAAGGAACAGGGCGTGCAGGGAAAACCCACTCAGCCACATGGTCCACCAGAAGTGAGCCACCGTGAGGTACCTCTTCCCCAGGGAGGCTCGCCTAGTGGGGCTGGGTGCTTGGTAGGAGAGAGGTCCAATGCAGGGTCAGTGAGGGGTGGGCAAGTGGGCAGGGCCACCCTGCCCAGAGCAGGCTTCCCCTGGCTCAAGCAAACCATAGCCCAGCCCAATCCTAGAGAATGACTGTCTGCAAAGGGCCCCCTGCCCTTTGCAGGGTGGGTGGGCGGGGGCCCTCTGGAGCCCCACGTCCCCTCACCCTggccttcctgggccagggaggcagctgggggagggagggaaagggtcTCAGGGTAGGGGACAGGCTGCCCCTCTGCTGGGGGTCCGACCCACCCTGGCAGGCAGGGACCCATGGGCAGAAGCCAGGTGGGTTCTACTCACGCTCCGTCCCCGTACGCCTTGATGGCGTTGACACAGTTCTTGCTCCAGCCCCGACTCTGAAGGAAGGGACAGTCTTCCTTGAACTCCAGGCACTGGCCCGTGAAGTTGCAGCCCTCGAAGATTTCTAAGCGGAAGTGTTCCCCGTGCTGCGGGCCCCCACCGGGAGCAAGgaagggaagagggtgaagggagTGCCCACAGAAGCATGTGTGGGTGGGAGCAGAAACTCACCCAGGGCCCCGGGAGCACCCAAGAGCTCCTGGGCTAAGGAGCTAGTGAGtgcccaccccctcccagccCAACACCCGCCCCTCAGCCCAGAACTTGCAGATAAGATTTGTTTGGATGAAAGgcatctatttctttaaaaagattcaGGGTCTCAAATCAGtctactctcctctttctttaACTAAAGAACCCAGGATCCAGAGAGGGCCAGCCCGCCTGGAACAGCGGCCTCCCTCGGACCGGCCTGGGGCACTGGGCTTCCTCCTGCCCACTGCCCAGACATACCACGGCATTCCTGTgcccatcacccccaccccccgccccaccctggcAACCCCACCCCGGGCTGCAGGCCACGGGCAGCTTTTAAAGGATAATATTTTACAAACTGTAACAGAACCTTTTATTAAAACATGAAGCcaaaaatctaaaacaaataaGAGATCTCATTTGCTGAAATCCCTGCTGGCTCACAGGGCCGAGGACATACCCTCTTAAGAGTCCCCTGTATTTCCAAAAGCCTGAGGCGGGCCAGCTCCCCTTGGGCTCTGGCGCCGGCGGGGGCTGGGTCTACGCCAGAGCTGGCCCCAAAGACAGCTCTTTATGAGAACAGCATTCAAAAGATACCCGGGATAGTTTTCATACAAATAGCATTATGCAAGACCCAGGGCCAGCCATGGCAATTCCTTTTTTCCAAATGTCCATGACCTGATAGGAAGCCTAAGAAAGCATTCTTACAATCTGAGAGGCTGAAGCCCAGCTGGGTTTGCAGTGTGGAAAAGAGAGAGGTTGAGGGGTTTCTACTCAGGAGGCCCCTCCCCTGGGGTCCTCAGACGCTCGTCCAGGGAGGCGCTCCTGCAGACACAAGGCCTGAGATGCCCCATGAGCTGCTCGCCTGGCTCCTCAGAACCAGCTGTGTCCCTGCCCTAGCATCCAGAGCTCACAACAGGCTGGTTAGGACTTGAACTTGGGCGACTCCCAAGGAATGG encodes the following:
- the CRYGN gene encoding gamma-crystallin N isoform X5, whose product is MNRVNSVRVESGAWVCFDHPDFRGQQFILEHGDYPDFYRWNGHNDHMGSCRPVRMHGEHFRLEIFEGCNFTGQCLEFKEDCPFLQSRGWSKNCVNAIKAYGDGAWVLYEEPNYRGRMYLVERGDFRSFSDWEAPSARVQSLRRVANF
- the CRYGN gene encoding gamma-crystallin N isoform X4; protein product: MAQRSGKITLYEGKHFTGRKLEVFGDCDNFQDRGFMNRVNSVRVESGAWVCFDHPDFRGQQFILEHGDYPDFYRWNGHNDHMGSCRPVRMHGEHFRLEIFEGCNFTGQCLEFKEDCPFLQSRGWSKNCVNAIKAYGDGAWVLYEEPNYRGRMYLVERGDFRSFSDWEAPSARVQSLRRVANF